A window of the Macrobrachium rosenbergii isolate ZJJX-2024 chromosome 13, ASM4041242v1, whole genome shotgun sequence genome harbors these coding sequences:
- the LOC136845047 gene encoding uncharacterized protein isoform X1, whose translation MPRKKHQRHRKILSEATKRLNEERNVRRMESVSRFKSKFEPESDLDAKSDSELSQKDVPSLNKMELESGRRHQAEDTIDIKEEIEEEYYNVSYEDDQAQDTSDVKQEKEDGYGSSMHIESVYVKEESTEPSDTEGSQGKTRQAHSQLYSQDSKMQPIVKKVKVENEPEYNRSAVMSACCGSAGPPQRRICPVAVGKRTRFYACGHTRRLRRSRPSTEPLVFTKMFDVDFFIQCIHARPSLWEKGDKGYCDRDSREKAWIEIGEIMYEKWPCMESAERNEKVKEMKGKWRNLRDRFVKQINQGKSGDSAAKRKKYVFADALSFLLQTMGKRNTSGKIAEDTDEEEHQERARSEGDDSDEGLATSVCEKKQRTEYRHHAKANLTPFQNVLLKKMDESSKQTEEDPDKSFLISILPDYKQLNDDEKIDFRLLTLQFFQSIRRKKSQNLQPGQLPQVPYLSSQQSVMNPSYHFQRYPASMSSSDMQAPLHVQGPLHMQASFHQMQAPAHMQAPAHMQGPAHMQAPSQLMQAPSPVEAPSPAQGSSMQSPTPVHHGTIDTQSTSSQDFQMTDVLSPQSP comes from the exons ATGCCTCGTAAAAAGCATCAGAGACATCGTAAAATACTGTCAGAGGCAACGAAGAGGCTAAATGAGGAAAGAAACGTCAGAAGAATGGAGTCAGTCAGTA gATTTAAATCAAAGTTTGAACCAGAAAGTGACCTGGATGCAAAGTCTGACTCAGAATTATCGCAGAAAGATGTCCCATCTTTGAACAAAATGGAATTGGAATCAGGCCGCCGGCACCAGGCCGAGGACACCATTGATATTAAGGAAGAGATTGAGGAGGAATATTACAACGTTAGTTATGAAGATGACCAAGCGCAAGATACTTCTG atgtcaaacaagaaaaggaagatgGCTATGGTAGTTCCATGCATATTGAGTCCGTTTATGTAAAGGAAGAATCTACTGAACCATCAGATACAGAAGGTAGCCAGGGAAAGACAAGACAAGCGCATTCTCAGTTGTACTCTCAAGATTCCAAAATGCAGCcaatagttaaaaaagtaaaagtggaaaatgaacCCGAATATAACAGATCAGCTGTAATGTCAG CATGTTGCGGCAGCGCCGGACCGCCGCAACGTCGCATCTGTCCTGTTGCCGTGGGAAAACGCACTCGGTTCTATGCATGTGGTCACACCAGACGGCTACGCCGCTCCCGGCCCTCCACTGAACCACTTGTTTTTACAAAGATGTTTGACGTTGATTTCTTCATTCAATGCATTCATGCAAGGCCATCACTTTGGGAAAAGGGTGATAAAGGATATTGTGACAGGGACTCTAGAGAGAAAGCATGGATTGAAATAGGCGAAATAATGTACGAGAAGTGGCCATGTATGGAATCAGCAGAAAGAAACGAGAAAG TGAAAGAGATGAAGGGGAAGTGGCGAAACCTCAGGGACAGGTTTGTGAAACAAATAAACCAGGGCAAAAGCGGTGATTCTGCAGCCAAAAGGAAGAAATACGTGTTTGCAGATGCCCTCAGTTTCCTGCTGCAAACTATGGGAAAACGGAATACCTCGGGAAAAATTGCAGAAGATACGGATGAAGAGGAACACCAGGAGAGGGCGAGAAGTGAGGGTGATGACAGTGACGAAGGTCTTGCTACaagtgtctgtgaaaaaaaacaACGAACTGAGTACCGTCATCATGCCAAAGCTAATCTCACACCTTTCCAGAATGTACTGCTGAAGAAAATGGATGAGAGCTCCAAACAGACAGAAGAAGATCCAGACAAATCATTTTTGATATCCATTCTTCCTGATTACAAGCAACTTAATGATGACGAGAAAATAGACTTCAGACTGCTGACTCTTCAATTCTTTCAAAGCATCCGAcgaaaaaaatcacagaacttACAGCCAGGTCAATTACCTCAAGTACCCTATCTTTCGTCTCAGCAGTCCGTAATGAATCCCTCTTATCATTTTCAAAGGTATCCTGCTTCTATGTCAAGCAGTGATATGCAAGCACCATTACATGTACAGGGACCACTTCATATGCAGGCATCATTTCATCAAATGCAGGCACCAGCTCATATGCAGGCACCAGCCCATATGCAGGGACCAGCTCACATGCAGGCACCATCTCAGCTAATGCAGGCACCATCTCCTGTGGAAGCACCATCTCCTGCACAAGGATCCTCTATGCAATCACCAACTCCTGTCCATCATGGCACCATAGATACCCAATCCACGTCTTCACAGGACTTTCAAATGACTGACGTACTGTCTCCTCAATCTCCTTAG
- the LOC136845047 gene encoding uncharacterized protein isoform X2 gives MPRKKHQRHRKILSEATKRLNEERNVRRMESVSRFKSKFEPESDLDAKSDSELSQKDVPSLNKMELESGRRHQAEDTIDIKEEIEEEYYNVSYEDDQAQDTSDVKQEKEDGYGSSMHIESVYVKEESTEPSDTEGSQGKTRQAHSQLYSQDSKMQPIVKKVKVENEPEYNRSAVMSVKEMKGKWRNLRDRFVKQINQGKSGDSAAKRKKYVFADALSFLLQTMGKRNTSGKIAEDTDEEEHQERARSEGDDSDEGLATSVCEKKQRTEYRHHAKANLTPFQNVLLKKMDESSKQTEEDPDKSFLISILPDYKQLNDDEKIDFRLLTLQFFQSIRRKKSQNLQPGQLPQVPYLSSQQSVMNPSYHFQRYPASMSSSDMQAPLHVQGPLHMQASFHQMQAPAHMQAPAHMQGPAHMQAPSQLMQAPSPVEAPSPAQGSSMQSPTPVHHGTIDTQSTSSQDFQMTDVLSPQSP, from the exons ATGCCTCGTAAAAAGCATCAGAGACATCGTAAAATACTGTCAGAGGCAACGAAGAGGCTAAATGAGGAAAGAAACGTCAGAAGAATGGAGTCAGTCAGTA gATTTAAATCAAAGTTTGAACCAGAAAGTGACCTGGATGCAAAGTCTGACTCAGAATTATCGCAGAAAGATGTCCCATCTTTGAACAAAATGGAATTGGAATCAGGCCGCCGGCACCAGGCCGAGGACACCATTGATATTAAGGAAGAGATTGAGGAGGAATATTACAACGTTAGTTATGAAGATGACCAAGCGCAAGATACTTCTG atgtcaaacaagaaaaggaagatgGCTATGGTAGTTCCATGCATATTGAGTCCGTTTATGTAAAGGAAGAATCTACTGAACCATCAGATACAGAAGGTAGCCAGGGAAAGACAAGACAAGCGCATTCTCAGTTGTACTCTCAAGATTCCAAAATGCAGCcaatagttaaaaaagtaaaagtggaaaatgaacCCGAATATAACAGATCAGCTGTAATGTCAG TGAAAGAGATGAAGGGGAAGTGGCGAAACCTCAGGGACAGGTTTGTGAAACAAATAAACCAGGGCAAAAGCGGTGATTCTGCAGCCAAAAGGAAGAAATACGTGTTTGCAGATGCCCTCAGTTTCCTGCTGCAAACTATGGGAAAACGGAATACCTCGGGAAAAATTGCAGAAGATACGGATGAAGAGGAACACCAGGAGAGGGCGAGAAGTGAGGGTGATGACAGTGACGAAGGTCTTGCTACaagtgtctgtgaaaaaaaacaACGAACTGAGTACCGTCATCATGCCAAAGCTAATCTCACACCTTTCCAGAATGTACTGCTGAAGAAAATGGATGAGAGCTCCAAACAGACAGAAGAAGATCCAGACAAATCATTTTTGATATCCATTCTTCCTGATTACAAGCAACTTAATGATGACGAGAAAATAGACTTCAGACTGCTGACTCTTCAATTCTTTCAAAGCATCCGAcgaaaaaaatcacagaacttACAGCCAGGTCAATTACCTCAAGTACCCTATCTTTCGTCTCAGCAGTCCGTAATGAATCCCTCTTATCATTTTCAAAGGTATCCTGCTTCTATGTCAAGCAGTGATATGCAAGCACCATTACATGTACAGGGACCACTTCATATGCAGGCATCATTTCATCAAATGCAGGCACCAGCTCATATGCAGGCACCAGCCCATATGCAGGGACCAGCTCACATGCAGGCACCATCTCAGCTAATGCAGGCACCATCTCCTGTGGAAGCACCATCTCCTGCACAAGGATCCTCTATGCAATCACCAACTCCTGTCCATCATGGCACCATAGATACCCAATCCACGTCTTCACAGGACTTTCAAATGACTGACGTACTGTCTCCTCAATCTCCTTAG